The following are from one region of the Meriones unguiculatus strain TT.TT164.6M chromosome 13 unlocalized genomic scaffold, Bangor_MerUng_6.1 Chr13_unordered_Scaffold_33, whole genome shotgun sequence genome:
- the LOC132650779 gene encoding zinc finger protein 431-like has translation MLETCENLTAIGYNWDDHNIEEHFQSSTSNKRHESSHTGEKPFKCTLCGKTFPYITVLIWHKRTHTGEKPYKCNQCGKAFAKSSQLIRHERTHTGEKHYECNQCGKAFAQNSTLLSHTRTHTGEKPYECNECGKAFAENSTLLSHKRTHTGEKPYECNQCGKVFAQNSTLLSHKRTHTGEKPYECNECGKAFANNSHLMSHKRTHTGEKHYECNQCGKAFAQNSTLLSHTRTHTGEKPYECNECGKAFAENSTLLSHKRTHTGEKPYECNQCGKAFAQNSTLLSHKRTHTGEKPYECNQCGKAFAQNSHLMSHKRTHTGEKPYECNECGKAFAENSTLLSHKRTHTGEKPYECNQCGKAFAQNSHRISHKRTHTGEKPYECNECGKAFAKNSHLMSHKRTHTGEKPYECNECGKAFAENSTLLSHKRTHTKEKPYECNQYGKAFAQNSTLLSHKRTHSKEKPYECNQCGKAFAENSHLIRHKRTH, from the exons atgctagagacctgtgaaaacctcactgctatag gctacaattgggatgaccataatattgaagaacattttcagagttctacaagtaataaaag gcatgaaagcagtcatactggagagaaaccctttaaatgcactctatgtgggaaaaccttcccctatatcactgttcttatatggcataaaagaacacacactggagagaagccttacaaatgtaatcaatgtggtaaagcctttgcaaaaagcagtcagctcatacggcatgaaagaacacatactggagagaaacattatgaatgtaatcagtgtggcaaagcctttgcacaaaacagtactctcttaagccatacaagaacacacactggagagaaaccttatgaatgtaatgagtgtggcaaagcctttgcagaaaacagtactctcttaagccataaaagaacacacactggagagaaaccttatgaatgtaaccagtgtggtaaagtctttgcacaaaacagtactctcttaagccataaaagaacacacactggagagaaaccttatgaatgtaatgagtgtggtaaagcctttgcaaataacagtcatctcatgagccataaaagaacacacactggagagaaacattatgaatgtaatcagtgtggcaaagcctttgcacaaaacagtactctcttaagccatacaagaacacacactggagagaaaccttatgaatgtaatgagtgtggcaaagcctttgcagaaaacagtactctcttaagccataaaagaacacacactggagagaaaccttatgaatgtaaccagtgtggtaaagcctttgcacaaaacagtactctcttaagccataaaagaacacacactggagagaaaccttatgaatgtaaccagtgtggtaaagcctttgcacaaaacagtcatctcatgagccataaaagaacacacactggagagaaaccttatgaatgtaatgagtgtggtaaagcctttgcagaaaacagtactctcttaagccataaaagaacacacactggagagaaaccttatgaatgtaaccagtgtggtaaagcctttgcacaaaacagtcatcgcataagccataaaagaacacacactggagagaaaccttatgaatgtaatgagtgtggtaaagcctttgcaaaaaacagtcatctcatgagccataaaagaacacacactggagagaaaccttatgaatgtaatgagtgtggcaaagcctttgcagaaaacagtactctcttaagccataaaagaacacacaccaaagagaaaccttatgaatgtaaccagtatggtaaagcctttgcacaaaacagtactctcttaagccataaaagaacacacagcaaagagaaaccttatgaatgtaaccagtgtggtaaagcctttgcagaaaacagtcatctcataagacataaaagaacccat